In the Dendrosporobacter quercicolus genome, GTGAAGCTCACTGTTTATGACGGGGATTATGTGGAAATAGACGCCAGACGGCAATCCGCGGCCGCGCAATTAGTAGTTAATGTCCCGGGCGCTTCCCTGCTTGCTCCGCCGGATGGCCTGGCGCTGGAAGGCGGTGGCGCAATGATTCCGGTTGGCAGGGTTAAATTTAAAAACTGACCGGACGTTGTTGGAGGATATTGGTGTTTTTCGCGGAATAAATTAAATTAACCCATTTTTAAATTGGAACTGAATATTAGTCTAAAGGTGGTTGATTATGGGAGCTGTGATAAGAATAGAACCAGCGGCAGGCTTGACTGGCAATATTGTTGTACCGGGGGATAAATCGATATCGCATCGGAGCATTATGCTGGCTGGTCTGGCAAAAACGCCGGTGTTGGTTAAGAATTTTTTATTTGCCCAGGATTGTCTGTCAACGGTCAGCTGTATGCAGGCGCTGGGGGTAAAGGTTGAACAGAAGGCCGGCCATGAACTGGTGGTAACCGGTAATGGCCTGCGTGGGCTGGTTGAGCCGGATAATATTCTTGATGCCGGAAATTCCGGGACGACTTTACGGTTGCTGCTGGGGATTCTGGCTGCTCAACCGTTTTTTAGCGCATTTACCGGTGATGCATCTCTGCGCAGCCGGCCAATGGGACGGGTGATTAAACCCCTGGCTGACATGGGAGCGGTCATTGCAGCCCGGCGGAAAGGTCGTCTGCTGCCTTTGTCGATAGCGCCGGCGGCCGGGCGGTTAACAGGAATCGACTACCATATGCCTATGGCTAGCGCCCAGGTTAAGTCGGCCGTTTTACTGGCAGGAATGTTTGCCGATGGAACGACTACGGTAACTGAACCCTATGCTTCCCGTGATCATACGGAAAGAATGCTGGAGACCTTTGGCGCAGGTCTTGAAAAAAACGGTACGGCGGTCAGGCTCCGCGGGGTGGCTGAGCTTTCAGCCCCGGCGGCGATAGAGGTGCCGGGCGATATCAGTTCCGCTGCATTCTGGCTGGTAGCTGCTTCTATCATCCCCGGCAGTAAGGTAACGCTTAGCAATGTTGGCATTAATCCGACCCGTACCGGTATTTTGGATGTACTGGGGCAAATGGGAGCGGATATCCAGTTGACCAATGAACGCTGGAGCGGCCGCGAGCCGGTTGCCGACATTACCGTTAAGCATGCCCGGCTGCAGGGCGTTTCCATTGATGGAGCAATCATTCCCCGGCTGGTTGATGAAATTCCGGTTCTGGCGGTCGCCGCTATGTTTGCCGCAGGGCGTACGATCATTTCCGGGGCGGAGGAATTGCGGGTAAAGGAAACTGACCGTTTAAAAGCAGTGGCAACAGAATTTACAAAGTTAGGCGGATTAATCACTGAGACTAAGGACGGCTTATTGATTGATCCTTCGCCAAATCTCAGATCTGCCGTCTGCTATTCTTACCATGATCACCGGATTGCTATGGCGCTGGCCGTTGCCGGCGCTGCAGCCCAAGGCGTGGAAATCGAGCAGCCCGATTGTGTAGCGATTTCCTATCCCGGCTTTTATGCACAGCTCAACCGGTTTAATGGGTAGGCAGTATGGAGGAAAGTATGAAAAAATTAGTTATAGCAATAGATGGTCCGGCCGGAGCCGGAAAAAGCACTGTTGCCCGGATTGTAGCGCAGTGCCTGGGATATGTTTATATTGACACCGGGGCTATGTACCGGGCCGTTGCCTGGCAGGCCCTGCAATCAGCAAAGCCAACTGCGGAAACAATTGCGGAAATTGCCGCCGCCGGGAATATTGAATTAACTTATGCCGATGGGAAAACCAGTGTTAGAATAGCCGGGAAAGACGTATCTGAGGCTATACGGACTCCCCGGGTAAGCAATATGGTTTCCGAGGTAGCCCAGATACCGGCGGTAAGACAGCATCTGCTGGCATTGCAGCGCCGGATGGCGGAGTCAGGCGGGGTTGTGATGGATGGACGTGATATTGGCAGTCATGTTTTGCCGAATGCCGATCTTAAAATATTTTTAACGGCGTCAATTGATGAACGGGCCCGGCGAAGGTGGCTGGAACTGACCGCCAAAGGTTATCAGATTGACTTAGGGCAGCTTAAAACCGACATTGCCTGTCGTGATAAAAAAGATTGTGAACGCAAGACCGCTCCCCTGATTCAGGCGGAGGATGCCGTGTTAATTGACACTACCCAATTGTCCATCAATGGCGCGGTTGAAGCAATTCTGAAGTTATGTGAGCAGAGATCCGCCCATGTATAAGCTGCTTAAACTATTTCTGTTTATTTTATTTAAACTGGTTTTTCGCTGCAGGGTAACCGGACAGGAAAATATTCCGCAAGCAGGCGGGGTGATTATTGCCGCTAATCATTTGAGTTTATGGGACCCTCCGTTCCTCGCCACTTTCGTTCCCCGGCCGATTCATTATATGGCCAAAGAAGAACTGTTTGCAATACCAGGGTTAGGTTGGATAATCCGGCGTCTTAATGCCTTTCCTGTCCGGCGCGGTGCGGCGGACAGGACGGCTATTCGTACTGCCATTGCCATCCTGGAAGGCGGTGAATGCCTCGGCTTATTTCCTGAAGGCACCCGCAGTAAGGACGGCTCGTTGGGCCCGGCTGAGCAAGGGGTGGCATTGATTGCGGCCAAAGCCGGGGCAATCATTGTTCCGGCGGCGATTATTGGGACCAACAAAGGCTTTGGCGACTGGTGTTTACCCCGCTTTGAACTGCGTTTCGGCAGTCCGGTTGTTTTGCCTAAGGGAAAGGCCGACAAAGAACGCCTGGATAAAATTTCAAATCAGGTCATGACTGAAATTGGCTGCCTGCTTACTGATCAAGCTGCTAAAAAAATAACAGGGGGATGAGCTGATCTGACCGGCTCACCCCCCTGTTACTGCTTGCCTTGGGATTAGTTGCCTGAAGGATCTTCGGTTTCCGGGCTGCGGGAGGCAGAAGCACTGGCATCAAGGGCGGTTGCGGCGTTTGGATCAGCACTGCCGGTTTCGCTTAACTGACTGGCAGCCGCATCGTTCGAAACAGCGCTTGCTTCAAATTCAGCCCGCATCGCCATTGCTGCCAGCTCGGCATCGGAAATCGCTGAAAACAATCCGTTAACAAGATTTTTGCCCATTGTTTACCTCCTTAAATTCAACTATAGTTTTTTAAGTGCGATGCGGTATTAGTTTGCAGCAACTTTAGTTGATAATATTCAGCCTGTAAGCAGAGATTATTTGGTTGATATAAGTTGCGCCCGCCAAAGGCGTTTAAGAGCGGCAAATGAAACCAAAACCGGTAATTATTTTTGCGTTATCTGTGTTAGGAAAGGATTTATCAGGCAAAATAGTGAATAAAAGCAAAGGTAATGGAAAAACAGGGTGATAGGAGGATTCCATGAAAACAATTGTCGCCCAGCACCGTGGATTCTGTTATGGGGTAAAACGGGCCGTAGAAATGGCGCAGGGCTGTATTCACTGTGCCGTACCAACTTATACGCTTGGCCCGATCATTCATAATCCTCAAATGGTTGGCCGTTTGGCTGCCAAGGGGATTGGCATGGCGAATACGCTGGAAGAAATTGCCCGGGGAACGGTAATTATCCGCTCCCACGGTGTTGGCCCGGACATTTATCAGGCGGCGCAGGCCAGAGGTCTGCAAATTGTGGACGCCACCTGCCCGCATGTGCAGAAGGCCCAACAGGCTGCTAAAAAGTTGGCTGGGCAAGGCTATCATGTCGTCATTATCGGTGAGAAGCGGCATCCTGAGGTGAAAAGCATTTTTGAATGGTCAGGCAATAAAGCTCAAATCATCGAAACTGTTGATGAAGCCCGCGAGCTGCCGTTTCAGGAGCGGTTAGGGGCCGTGGCGCAAACGACGTTTGCCGGGGATGCTTTCCAGGCAATTGTTGAAGTGCTTGCCACTAAAACGAATGATTTCAAAATTGAACGGACGATTTGCACCGCTACTGATTTACGGCAGCAGGCGGCGCTTGCATTGGCCGCCAAAGTTGATATCATGCTGGTCATTGGCGGCAGAAACAGCGCCAATACCACTCATCTTGCAGATTTATGCCTGCAGGCAGGCTGTAAGACGTACCATATTGAAACAGCAGAAGAATTGCAGCAGGAATGGTTTGCAGACGTTGAGGCGGTTGGTATAACTGCCGGGGCGTCTACGCCGGATTGGCTGATTGAGGAGGTTTATGACAAAATGCAGGAAATGAATCAATTCATGGGTGACGGTGTAAAAGAAATCAATGTAGGCGACATACTTCAGGGGAAGGTAGTAAGTATCAGGCCGGATGAGGTATTTGTCGATATTGGCTATAAAGCGGAAGGCGTTGTGCCAATTGGCGAACTCGCTTATCCTGTTCCGGAAGACACTGCCGACGTTGTAGCGGAAGGCGATCTGATCGAGGTGTATGTGAATGAAATTGATGGTAAAAACGGTTTAATCCTATCAAAAATTAAAGCCGACAGGATTGTCGCCTGGGATAAACTGGAGACAGCTTTGGCGCAAAATGCCGTGGTCGAAGGTAAAGTCACTGAGGCGGTAAAAGGCGGCTTGCGTGTTGCCGTCTACGGCGTCCGCGGCTTCATCCCGGCATCGCACATCGAACTT is a window encoding:
- the aroA gene encoding 3-phosphoshikimate 1-carboxyvinyltransferase, producing the protein MGAVIRIEPAAGLTGNIVVPGDKSISHRSIMLAGLAKTPVLVKNFLFAQDCLSTVSCMQALGVKVEQKAGHELVVTGNGLRGLVEPDNILDAGNSGTTLRLLLGILAAQPFFSAFTGDASLRSRPMGRVIKPLADMGAVIAARRKGRLLPLSIAPAAGRLTGIDYHMPMASAQVKSAVLLAGMFADGTTTVTEPYASRDHTERMLETFGAGLEKNGTAVRLRGVAELSAPAAIEVPGDISSAAFWLVAASIIPGSKVTLSNVGINPTRTGILDVLGQMGADIQLTNERWSGREPVADITVKHARLQGVSIDGAIIPRLVDEIPVLAVAAMFAAGRTIISGAEELRVKETDRLKAVATEFTKLGGLITETKDGLLIDPSPNLRSAVCYSYHDHRIAMALAVAGAAAQGVEIEQPDCVAISYPGFYAQLNRFNG
- the cmk gene encoding (d)CMP kinase, giving the protein MKKLVIAIDGPAGAGKSTVARIVAQCLGYVYIDTGAMYRAVAWQALQSAKPTAETIAEIAAAGNIELTYADGKTSVRIAGKDVSEAIRTPRVSNMVSEVAQIPAVRQHLLALQRRMAESGGVVMDGRDIGSHVLPNADLKIFLTASIDERARRRWLELTAKGYQIDLGQLKTDIACRDKKDCERKTAPLIQAEDAVLIDTTQLSINGAVEAILKLCEQRSAHV
- a CDS encoding lysophospholipid acyltransferase family protein, which codes for MYKLLKLFLFILFKLVFRCRVTGQENIPQAGGVIIAANHLSLWDPPFLATFVPRPIHYMAKEELFAIPGLGWIIRRLNAFPVRRGAADRTAIRTAIAILEGGECLGLFPEGTRSKDGSLGPAEQGVALIAAKAGAIIVPAAIIGTNKGFGDWCLPRFELRFGSPVVLPKGKADKERLDKISNQVMTEIGCLLTDQAAKKITGG
- a CDS encoding bifunctional 4-hydroxy-3-methylbut-2-enyl diphosphate reductase/30S ribosomal protein S1; protein product: MKTIVAQHRGFCYGVKRAVEMAQGCIHCAVPTYTLGPIIHNPQMVGRLAAKGIGMANTLEEIARGTVIIRSHGVGPDIYQAAQARGLQIVDATCPHVQKAQQAAKKLAGQGYHVVIIGEKRHPEVKSIFEWSGNKAQIIETVDEARELPFQERLGAVAQTTFAGDAFQAIVEVLATKTNDFKIERTICTATDLRQQAALALAAKVDIMLVIGGRNSANTTHLADLCLQAGCKTYHIETAEELQQEWFADVEAVGITAGASTPDWLIEEVYDKMQEMNQFMGDGVKEINVGDILQGKVVSIRPDEVFVDIGYKAEGVVPIGELAYPVPEDTADVVAEGDLIEVYVNEIDGKNGLILSKIKADRIVAWDKLETALAQNAVVEGKVTEAVKGGLRVAVYGVRGFIPASHIELRYTEDLAQFVGQNFLLTPIEVDRVKQRAVLSRKLVLEAEQRQKEQEIFARLAVDDVLSGTVTRIADYGAFIDIGGIDGLAHISDLAWERVKTPHDVVSVGDEVKVVVTKVDPQARRISLSLKQATRDPWLDRVDQFTTGSIVKGKVTKITNFGAFVELAKGIEGLVRLAELAEKRVSKAEEIVSVGQQVNVKIMEIDKAAKRIALSMIKASQDAERAEYQEFLTKNTEVGLTLGDQFGHLFKRED